In Crassostrea angulata isolate pt1a10 chromosome 4, ASM2561291v2, whole genome shotgun sequence, one genomic interval encodes:
- the LOC128180645 gene encoding putative uncharacterized protein DDB_G0272516, protein MAVERVKGEIQLLRMRSENSQNKVIEIDEQMGSELKKKASGRILDILENMWKVDCEKEEKRSQDRWRMKEIWQLDYVRKYGNSIVKEKNQKKPKENVLNRAARKKPSFAEIVNQNSTQENGKQSTSNEQQRSTLRPQENTRNRYGRKQHNVPQYTGYEKRVNNGTQQVKQRKTSSYSYNNNNNSNNKNNSSNNNRHAEANQDTDKDSSDNDNNSNDEIRGSKNNQFVHQTIKRIRNKASIKRIEIHTNPMQ, encoded by the exons ATGGCCGTTGAGCGAGTGAAGGGAGAAATACAGCTTTTACGCATGAGATCTGAAAATAGCCAAAATAAGGTAATTGAAATTGATGAGCAAATGGGTAGCGAACTTAAGAAAAAAGCAAGCGGGAGAATACTTGATATTCTGGAAAACATGTGGAAAGTGGATTGTGAGAAGGAAGAAAAGCGATCACAGGATAGATGGAGAATGAAGGAAATCTGGCAGTTAGATTATGTAAGAAAATACGGGAACAGTAtagtgaaagaaaaaaatcagaagaAGCCCAAAGAAAACGTACTAAATAGAGCAGCACGAAAAAAACCGAGTTTTGCTGAAATTGTCAATCAAAATTCCACCCAAGAAAACGGAAAGCAATCAACGAGCAATGAGCAACAACGGTCAACGTTGCGACCACAAGAAAATACACGTAACAGATATGGAAGAAAACAGCACAACGTGCCACAATATACGGGCTATGAAAAAAGAGTAAACAATGGAACACAACAAGTGAAACAAAGGAAAACTTCCAGTTACTCAtacaacaacaataacaacagcaacaacaagaACAACAGCAGTAACAATAACAGGCAT GCGGAGGCAAACCAGGACACGGACAAAGATTCCAGCGACAACGACAACAACAGCAACGACGAAATACGTGGAtccaaaaataatcaatttgtcCACCAAACAATTAAACGAATCCGAAATAAAGCTTCTATCAAAAGGATTGAAATACACACCAACCCCATGCAGTAA